One genomic region from Uloborus diversus isolate 005 chromosome 2, Udiv.v.3.1, whole genome shotgun sequence encodes:
- the LOC129216626 gene encoding uncharacterized protein LOC129216626, producing the protein MDQVLGDRLACTPTALMESIIQNEAIIDAEVIPEYVEQDLNAGEGAQEDNTVPESVSEAEESLKRSAEKTPKGQPARKRISLKEVVKNTVSSALEKFLEFEKEVEERNHEQNSKFQLELLDIERKKLSLMEKLFEK; encoded by the exons atggaCCAAGTCCTAGGTGATCGCCTTGCGTGCACCCCAACTGCATTGATGGAAAGCATAATTCAAAACGAAG caaTAATAGACGCAGAAGTGATCCCGGAGTATGTGGAACAGGATTTGAATGCAGGAGAAGGAGCACAAGAAga TAACACTGTACCTGAATCCGTTTCGGAAGCAGAAGAATCATTGAAGAGAAGTGCAGAAAAAACTCCTA agGGGCAACCTGCAAGGAAAAGAATTTCTTTGAAGGAAGTTGTTAAAAATACAGTGTCCTCAGCACttgaaaaatttttggaatttgaaaaaGAAGTGGAGGAGCGCAACCATGAGCAGAATTCCAAATTCCAATTGGAATTACTTGATATTGAAAGGAAAAAACTTTCCTTGATggaaaaactgtttgaaaaataa